GTTAATTGCCCTGAAATCACTTCAAACGTTTCTTCAAATTCATCATGCACATGTAATGGTGGGCCTTCTCCTTGTGATGGCAATGTAACCTCTATGTAAAGATACTTTCCTTGCGATTCTTCTGCTGTTTCCAAAAAGGTGATTTGCTCACCTGTAATTTGGTGTTTTACTGTACGATTCATATACGCTCTCCTTTTATAATACTTTTTGTTACTCGTAGCATAATTGTATGTTAAATTTGATATATATAATAGAAGTTACTTTTATTAAAATTGTAGGAAATAGGATAAACATCATGATGAACATATGACAAATGTAAATAGTTCAAAGTGAAAATTCCTTTTACAATTAACTATGTATGAGATAGGGGGATGTTTATGAAAATTTTTACGGATAGTGGTTCAGACTTACCAAAAGCTTATTTTGATAAGGAAGACGTACATCTTTTTCCGTTACGTGTATTAGTGAAGGGTGTCGAGTATGATGATATTATTGGCATCTCAACTGATCAAGTTTACGCAGCAATTGCAGAAGGCGAAGAACTTAAAACATCACAAGTTTCATTAGAAGTCTTTTTAAATGCTTTTGAGCAACTAGCAAAATCGGGGGAAGAAGGAATTTATCTTGCCTTTTCTTCTGCGTTATCGGGTACTTGCCAAAGTGCCATTTTAGCAAAAAATCAATTACTAGAAACATATCCAGACTTAAAATTAGCGATTATTGATACAAAATGTGCTTCATACGGACAAGGCTTAGTCGTAAAAGAAGCCGTACGTTTAAATAAATTTGGTATTGCATTTGACGATGCCGTTACACAATTAACGGATATGGCGAACTCGATGGAGCATCTCTTTACGGTTGGCGATTTAAATCACTTAGCAAAAGGCGGTCGTGTTTCAAAGGCAAGTGCTATTGTAGGTGGTTTACTAAATATTAAACCAATTTTAAATATGGAGGATGGAAAGCTTGTACCGATCGAGAAAACACGTGGTTTTAAAAAAGCCATCCAACATATGATTGCCCTTATGAAAACGCGTGGTGGCGACTTTACAAATAAAACGGTCGGCATTTCTCATAGTAATGATGAGGAATTAATGCACGAGGTAAAAGTTGCGATTGAAGAAGCACTTCAGCCAAAAGCCATTGAAACAACAACGATTGGCTCGGTCATCGGTGCACATGTTGGACGCGGTACAGTTGGCATTTACTTTACCAATACAAAATAACACTTGAAAGCTAGCACAATTTACATGTGCTAGCTTTTTGTTCTTTAAATGAAAAAAACCGATGCAAGTGCAATTCCTGTAATTGCACCTAAGGCAATCCCATAGCCAAACCCTGCGCCTGCGCCAAATCCCCAAAAGCCAATGCCATAACCACCCGCATCTGGCATGAGCCAGACATTGCGATTATCTACTTTGGTAATACGTCCGACGTGCACATTCCCACAATTATCGGTGATTCGTACACGCTTCCCTTGATATTTACAACACATGTTATACGCGGCTTGTGGATTCATCTTTTCCCCCTCCTCTCATTTTTTCTACTATATGTTTAAGGAAATCGCACATACGAGCGTATCGTCTAATTCATATAGTAAGAAGAAAGGAAGGGAGATTTTTTGGAGATAATCGATACACGAAAATTATTTTACGACCTGAAGAATCGTAGCACACACACATATCCGCTCGTACAATCTATTTTCCCAACGATTCCACCCGCAGCTGTACAGTACGAATTACAGCGTCAAGGCTTATTAGAAAATGGCGAAATGTCTTTACCGCTAGATGTATGGACAATTGCTAAAAGACAGCTGGATGATTTGGTGAACCAATGGGCTGGACCCCCA
The sequence above is a segment of the Solibacillus sp. FSL H8-0523 genome. Coding sequences within it:
- a CDS encoding DegV family protein; its protein translation is MKIFTDSGSDLPKAYFDKEDVHLFPLRVLVKGVEYDDIIGISTDQVYAAIAEGEELKTSQVSLEVFLNAFEQLAKSGEEGIYLAFSSALSGTCQSAILAKNQLLETYPDLKLAIIDTKCASYGQGLVVKEAVRLNKFGIAFDDAVTQLTDMANSMEHLFTVGDLNHLAKGGRVSKASAIVGGLLNIKPILNMEDGKLVPIEKTRGFKKAIQHMIALMKTRGGDFTNKTVGISHSNDEELMHEVKVAIEEALQPKAIETTTIGSVIGAHVGRGTVGIYFTNTK